The DNA window GAGAGGCAACCCCTTTCCCCTTTGATGGTTCACAgcagaagaaatatttcacttCCACTCgcaaaaactaaattttagtagaaaataataagGAGGAATAATTGCTTTCCTCCTGCACGTGTTCAAGAAATTAGCGCTAGTTGTACGGTGCTTAAATCTTTTCATGCAACTTTAGGTCAACTCCAAATACCGCAGCGCTGCGGTTCATCGCAGAATGTCAGAAGGGCAGTCAGTAATCAGCGCTGCGTGCTGAATTCTAACACGACTCTCAGAAATAGGTAGAGTGTATTAGGTATCttgaaaaagggaaaacgtTATGAGTCTCTTCTAAAATTATTCTCGACTTAATTTGGtcaaaatgaataaatcagCGAGTATAACGGATGCTTCACAGAAAACCTCACGGATAGATCCTGCTCCGAAATAAGGGAGGATATACGAGATAAGCAAAATGTTCTCCTTTCCCTATTAGTGTCCTCCTTGACACCAGTTCATGGGGACATCGATCATTCCTCACTTTAGCATGAATCCTGGACCTTTTTATATACAtcatctttgttttatttatgggAACGTCTAGAAGGGCTGCCCAATCTTTCAGCTGTTTGGGGAATTGGTTTACTACATGCGAATGCACCGTTAGAAGTTTTTTATTGCCGGGATATCAGCGAAAACAGAAACTAAAAACCGCCTAAATAAGGTAATGTTATTGACGTGGTAGGGAACAAGATTTTGGCGCACTTTTTGCGAAAGCCGTTGAATCCGCTCTAAGAGAGCCGCCGCATCGAAAAACGGCGCTCAAACTAAGTTACTCgacctttttgctttttagcGAATGAGAAATGTCGTCCAAAAACTAAGCTGGAACAGTTGGAAGGTCACGCCTCAAATTGAAACCCTTTGCCAGTTGTTGAGGAATTCTATCGAAAACCCTCCGTGGATGTTAGTAACAGATTTATCGCTCGTAATAACCGCTTTGAGAGCGTCAATTTTTAAGGGAAGCGAAAACAAGACGTAAGTTGCAGTTTCATGGCGCAGACACAtgcaaaataacagaaaattaGAATAGATTGAAGAGAACGCCCGCAATCGTCATCTTTTGGTGTTAGATGTAACTTTCTAAAGCTTGACGAATGCGGTCCAAGCCACTGCTATTTATGTTAGTTGATGCTAAGAAATCCTAGCAATTCTTCGCCCGTCCGCCTAtcgtttcaacttttttttcggtatttTCATCAAACGCATAATGCTTAGATGGCGATGATCCGTGTGATGATGAACTGACGATCAGCATCACTACACATTTCCAACATGTGGCGATACATTGAGACCGCGCGCTTTTAATTTTCGTGAGATGTGAGACCAGACCGTTGTTCTTGATCTCTCCTATGAGCAGAATTTGACATTTGTGCAAGCTTTTCGTTTTAGTTTCGATAGAAAAAAAgccatctttatttttctggatcaaaACAGGCTCTGATCCAGAATATCAAGCCTTCGGCTAATTCGCTACCCACTTTCGTATCTTTGGGCTATTCTCTTCAATCTGCAGGTAAAGTTCGCTTACTccccaaaaaaatttaatttagatTTACGAGGAATTGCCCAGATATTCCAAATGCTAGCAAGTGAGAATTAGCAGCGCCCACTAGTTGCTTTTCCCCGTCTCTAATAAGAATCGAATCCCCTTCCTcttgtttctgatttttttctcgcttcttTTAACAATGTTCCATGAATAGGGTTACGGAGGTAATTACTTACATATTAACCTACGCCTAAATACCTACCTTAATGTATTGAACTTCCACAATGCTGATACTTCtgacaatctccaagtcctctctccTTCCTGATACTTCTCTTCGTAGCGACTACACTGGTGCGGATATTACTCACTTGTCTCGCGtctattcttatttctctACCAAACTTTCGGCGTTTGACAATCCCGAATCATGTCACGGTATGTTCTAAAGCTTATTGCGTAATCAAAAGTCTTTTGTTACTGgtattttctcagaaattcccCCTCAATTATGCTCTGGTAGCGAAAAGCGTCCACCAACTTCGTCACCCTTCCTCCTGTGCAACTTCACTTCGCTCCAGCTGCTGCCAGTAAAGATCCCTTCCGTCCGTCCTGTAGTGGCTTCCCATGGAGAGAACGCAGAAGAAGCTCTGTATTTCAACTCCGAGTTTCTCGTGAGGGTAGCGATTACGTTTCGGAGGCCATCTTGTGCGGTCTTATATTCAGCTGAAGCCATCCCAGAAATTCTGCTCCTACCCAGCAGTTATCGTTGAAACATATTTTGTGTCCCACCACCTAGTCTTACTTTTCCCTATTTTGTTCGCGGTTTTCGACCACTGAGATGTGACAAAAGCTTGGATCCTCTCGTTACGTGAGCCGGAGTACTCTATTCATAAACTTTGTCTATAGAGTGTCTATAACGATAaccgtatttttcttttgattatgGAGCGTCCCTTTTGTTGTGTATGCTCAATTTCATCGTAGTACTCTTGATTGGATGACATTCAGTTCCTGTTTTTGTGATTTGCAGTGgagttttcttttggtttttttcaggatttgccTACGAAGGTTTCGGTCATAACGACAGTTCAGAAGATTTTGGTTCAGCTCGTTCTACTAAAAGCAACGGACCTGATGCGAAGTTCCTTGAAGATGTTTGCGGGGTCAGACTTGGAGTTGATTCCACCAGCActaattgttttcattttctctctggAGATTCTTCAGATCTGCATAGATCCCGTCGATTTCCTCCTTGTTGCAACTTGACGCTGAAATGAGACTGACGGTACTGATTCACGTCTTCTCAACCGCAGACATTCGGTTCCAACTGTCGCTTATTAAAGGACACTAGTACCAGTTTATCCACAGATCGTGCAGTCGCAGCAGAACttctcaccgactgcgctacatccgccctaGTGATCGCGGTGgctcatcccaagcggactgattaatgCCAGATACTTTATCTTTCTATTCTCCGTGTTAGTCGGGGTAGCACCTCCGTCAACGTTCCACCTCTTTGTTACggttcttcttcatttcatcGAGCTCAGATAGAAGTTGTCAAACTCAGAATTTACTAGATCTTCTTGACGGGCATATGACCCCGGTTCCTTAGACACTTTTATATCAGGGTTTTCTGAGTGATAGGAGTTATATCGAACAAGAAATGGAATCTGAGAAGTGGTGACGGTTTGTTGCGAGATTTGCGAAACTGTCGCATAGGGTCAAGGAAATTGGTAAATGGTAGGTATTTTGCAGGCCCTATCCAGGGTGGGGAGTTGTAGTGCTACAAGCGACACGGCGTCCTTAAACGCAGCATGCCATGAATCCGACATGGTATCGATTTCCCGTGTAAAGcttctatacagggtcgtagattgtggaaaaccaggcggttgcgctcatcTCTCAGTAGTCGCTGTTAAGACATCGCGGAAgaagcagttttttacggcttgCATTGCAATGCACCACCCTTGCCTCTGAGGCGCGCCGCAGCAAAGACCGGGTCTTCGTGGACTAACAAGGTCTCCTTTTCAGGctattcaagttaaactaaTGAACAAACTGCTGAGGGGAACGGAACGTGTGCAAAGAGGCGCGTTCTGACGCACCTCGTAcgaactaaagcgattcccatgcCGTCTCCTACGACGATCATGGGGAGATGATTGGCACCGTGTGGTTTTTCGCAGTCCCcgtatagaagctttccatgagGAATCCATACGACgccagattcatggtatgctgcctttaacacaaCCTAGTTACGTGATTGCTCGCCTTCGGGCGAAATCTGCTGGAGCCACCATGTATGGTAGGGcccaaacgacatgaaacacgctgcaattgcgtacgcagcttctctcgacgcgctgcggtggagcgtagcagttaggagcGCACTAAGACCCTTGCTGGTACCACCCGTCGTTGCAGTTTgggatggtcccacctcggttacagctgctgcctccaccgcgccgttttgaGTGCGTACTCAAATggactgtgcttcatgtcgtcttgacccaactatactaAAGACGTGATGTATGTACctacaaaaattcttcaaaccGAGTATGATTGATGCCATTTGAGAGTACGAACGACTAGATAATAGCGGCGCTCGCCGCTCTTTAGTGACAATGATTGCTCATGCGTGCCAATTGCTCTCCAGGGACCCTCCCTCCACGCCCATCGTGATTCCCTCGAAGCTGTGAAGACATAAAATAGTGCTAAAACATACTAACGGCGTAGAAACGTCGCTACGAAGATATGATGCATGGACGGCGATCAGTAGACTTCTTGGTAAACAGACAAAGTCCATTACTATGTGTTTTCACGATAAtacgagcgaaaaaaaatggattttaaCTTTGGGAAGAAATAGTCAACAATTTactggttttattttttaactcaAGTTTAGCAAGGCTGATGTGAAACCGCTGTCGTCTGCTGCTCCGCTTTTTCGCAGAGGTGTAATAATTGTCTGCGAAGATACAtatcttcctaaaaaaataactcattTTCTCAGTGATTGGCTATTATCaccacaataataatatactgGAAACACTTCCTTTTACTAAACTAATACTGCTATCAAACTACCACTTACTTCTATTTAGGTACCCCTTCCTTCgtatgaaaaaaatcgaatataaAGACAATCGTTGCGTTTGCTTCCTAGGAAAGCGCTTCCCAAGAATTCTGGATGAAAAGGACGCGTTACTGCTTCCTCTCattaaacttttttaaaacgattTATTAGTTTATACACAGTTCATAAGCCCGCTCTAATTTATGGCCTTTCATGAAGTTAGTTATCTATTCAAACTTCAtgcaaacgattttttttcttgcggcGCAATTCGAGCTGAATGGACGGATGAAGGAATCGAAATCCTTGCAACACCGTGTTGGAAATTAGAAGCCTTTGGGTGGGCTTAAATACGCTGATTCGCGGAAAGGGAAAGTATAAACGCTGCATATTCGTGTATGTGCACTACTTCTTCGGCTtgatacttatttattcatttccttACGTCTACCTgcgtttttaaaaaagctgagttttttgttttgtttttatggaaCTCAAATAAGGTTGCCATCGTTGCTGGGAGACATCCATAAATACCAATAACGTCTCCCAGCACTGGCCGCTGTTACCTCAGAGAAGTACATTAACGAGTCATTTGGACTTCTGCCTGATGACGAACGCGAACACGCAACGAACGATCGGATTTTCTTCATGGCTGACTAACTGATGCCGGTTCTACTTTGGAATGCGCAAACATAATAAAAGCGTTGAGAGGGCAATGAAGTTCTTAGAGCTCCACTTTTTCGCCACCACCTATCTTATAGGGTTTGACTGAGTGTACTGGCTATCCTGAATGACACTAGATTGATGACTGCGATaagaattcacaaaaaaacttGAGGCATGGGGAATAAAGGAGAACACAATGCCAGTCATTCCATTTCGAACACAATGGTAgggcgaaaaaaataaaaatcgggaaatatttttatttctgaatgaATAGCATCTCTAGCATACTGAAGGGAAGGATTTATAACAGTAACACGTGAGGATAGCTGCGACCCTGCTGCAGGCAACTCATCGCAACTAAGCAACTTTCtacttcatttgttttattcattaaatataaatgaaaagtgaGGAGTAAAACTATAACTATAAATCagtcgtagattacgaaaaAATAAGTCTGTTAGAAAATCCAGGAACGAAAAACAATTGCATAGATATTgagtttttcagaaaaagaagaaatagaattatTTTAAGCGAAGATATCTGCATAAACGCAATCATTGGCTGATTTTACCAGTCATGTCGACATGCGACAGATCTAACTAACTAAAGTGCTACTGTCTGCTATATCTGGATGGATTACTCTAAGAAAGTTGCATTGCGTGGGTTCGCTAAATGTGCCACTAAAAGTTGCAAAGAAGATTTATTGGTGCATTCCAGTTGTCGTCTTCGCTGATTTTGAACATTCAAAAAGGATTAAAATGTATGGAACGACTTCTCACTTTCGTAGTTGACTGATCGTTGCTGATCAGAattctaagcaaaaaaaaattcggaaaagaaataaacagctAAAAACGAAGCAAGAAGTCGTGAAAAATCCTActatagaaatcaaaaaactATATACtatagaaatcaaaaa is part of the Necator americanus strain Aroian chromosome V, whole genome shotgun sequence genome and encodes:
- a CDS encoding hypothetical protein (NECATOR_CHRV.G19612.T1), with product MLILLTISKSSLLPDTSLRSDYTGADITHLSRVYSYFSTKLSAFDNPESCHGFAYEGFGHNDSSEDFGSARSTKSNGPDAKFLEDVCGICIDPVDFLLVAT
- a CDS encoding hypothetical protein (NECATOR_CHRV.G19612.T2); protein product: MLILLTISKSSLLPDTSLRSDYTGADITHLSRVYSYFSTKLSAFDNPESCHGFAYEGFGHNDSSEDFGSARSTKSNGPDAKFLEDVCGDTSTSLSTDRAVAAELLTDCATSALVIAVAHPKRTD